One stretch of Paroedura picta isolate Pp20150507F chromosome 13, Ppicta_v3.0, whole genome shotgun sequence DNA includes these proteins:
- the CCNB3 gene encoding G2/mitotic-specific cyclin-B3 isoform X2 yields MPVPRNTKAAGSKQPCPGRAPTVENAQAKKDESSQAKRSPSSPQGAPKKRSAFGDITNARKTQHILGKKETAKATSKKVPKCSVVLGIAKNNEINLKKSVNKIHSEDAPAEKVPAEKADPSETPADEVTLVKPTEDIDKVQRDDPYAVSEYAKDIFDYMREREEGFLIPDYMENQPDITRDMRAILVDWMVEVQENFDLTHETLYLAIKLMDHYLAKVSSMRDKLQLIGSTAILIASKFEERCPPCVDDFLYICDDAYKREELISMEMSILQTLHFDINIPVAYRFLRRFAKCAHATMETLTLARFICELTLQEYDFVQEKASRLAASCLLLALNMKNLDGWNSTLEYYSSYSVQDLQSLVKKLNFLLTYQHDERLKAVRNKYSHRVFFAVAKMPPMDMLKLENSLQRASGRSLS; encoded by the exons ATGCCAGTTCCACGCAATACCAAGGCAGCAGGCAGCAAGCAACCCTGCCCGGGGAGAGCACCAACGGTGGAGAATGCCCAAGCCAAGAAG GACGAAAGCTCTCAGGCGAAGCGATCTCCTTCCTCACCGCAGGGTGCACCCAAGAAGCGTTCTGCCTTTGGGGATATCACCAAT GCTCGCAAGACTCAACACATATTGGGAAAGAAGGAGACGGCAAAAGCAACTTCCAAAAAGGTCCCAAAGTGTTCGGTTGTGTTGGGCATTGCAAAGAACAATGAGATTAACCTTAAAAA GTCAGTGAACAAAATTCACTCTGAGGATGCACCGGCTGAGAAGGTTCCAGCAGAGAAGGCGGATCCTTCAGAGACACCAGCAGATGAAGTCACTTTG GTGAAGCCAACTGAGGACATAGACAAGGTCCAGCGGGATGATCCTTATGCAGTCTCTGAATATGCCAAAGATATCTTCGACTATATGCGGGAGCGTGAG GAGGGTTTCTTGATCCCGGATTACATGGAGAATCAGCCTGACATCACCAGGGACATGCGGGCCATTCTGGTAGACTGGATGGTGGAGGTGCAG GAGAACTTTGACCTTACCCACGAGACGCTTTACCTGGCCATCAAACTCATGGACCACTATCTGGCGAAGGTGAGCAGCATGCGGGACAAGCTGCAGCTTATCGGCTCCACGGCCATCCTCATCGCCTCCAAGTTTGAG gagcgctgccccccctgcGTGGATGACTTCCTTTACATCTGTGATGATGCTTACAAGAGGGAAGAACTCATCTCCATGGAAATGAGCATATTGCAAACGCTCCACTTTGACATAAATATTCCTGTTGCATACCGCTTCCTCCGCCGGTTTGCCAAG TGTGCCCACGCCACCATGGAGACTCTGACACTGGCCCGGTTCATCTGTGAACTGACCCTGCAGGAATATGACTTTGTCCAGGAGAAGGCCTCTCGGTTGGCTGCTAGCTGCCTCCTCTTGGCGCTGAACATGAAGAACCTCGATGGCTGG AATTCCACGCTGGAGTATTACAGCAGCTACAGTGTCCAGGACCTCCAATCGTTGGTTAAGAAGCTGAACTTCCTGTTGACCTATCAGCATGATGAGCGGCTCAAGGCTGTGCGGAACAAATACTCTCACAG
- the CCNB3 gene encoding G2/mitotic-specific cyclin-B3 isoform X1, whose amino-acid sequence MPVPRNTKAAGSKQPCPGRAPTVENAQAKKDESSQAKRSPSSPQGAPKKRSAFGDITNARKTQHILGKKETAKATSKKVPKCSVVLGIAKNNEINLKKSVNKIHSEDAPAEKVPAEKADPSETPADEVTLVQVKPTEDIDKVQRDDPYAVSEYAKDIFDYMREREEGFLIPDYMENQPDITRDMRAILVDWMVEVQENFDLTHETLYLAIKLMDHYLAKVSSMRDKLQLIGSTAILIASKFEERCPPCVDDFLYICDDAYKREELISMEMSILQTLHFDINIPVAYRFLRRFAKCAHATMETLTLARFICELTLQEYDFVQEKASRLAASCLLLALNMKNLDGWNSTLEYYSSYSVQDLQSLVKKLNFLLTYQHDERLKAVRNKYSHRVFFAVAKMPPMDMLKLENSLQRASGRSLS is encoded by the exons ATGCCAGTTCCACGCAATACCAAGGCAGCAGGCAGCAAGCAACCCTGCCCGGGGAGAGCACCAACGGTGGAGAATGCCCAAGCCAAGAAG GACGAAAGCTCTCAGGCGAAGCGATCTCCTTCCTCACCGCAGGGTGCACCCAAGAAGCGTTCTGCCTTTGGGGATATCACCAAT GCTCGCAAGACTCAACACATATTGGGAAAGAAGGAGACGGCAAAAGCAACTTCCAAAAAGGTCCCAAAGTGTTCGGTTGTGTTGGGCATTGCAAAGAACAATGAGATTAACCTTAAAAA GTCAGTGAACAAAATTCACTCTGAGGATGCACCGGCTGAGAAGGTTCCAGCAGAGAAGGCGGATCCTTCAGAGACACCAGCAGATGAAGTCACTTTGGTACAGG TGAAGCCAACTGAGGACATAGACAAGGTCCAGCGGGATGATCCTTATGCAGTCTCTGAATATGCCAAAGATATCTTCGACTATATGCGGGAGCGTGAG GAGGGTTTCTTGATCCCGGATTACATGGAGAATCAGCCTGACATCACCAGGGACATGCGGGCCATTCTGGTAGACTGGATGGTGGAGGTGCAG GAGAACTTTGACCTTACCCACGAGACGCTTTACCTGGCCATCAAACTCATGGACCACTATCTGGCGAAGGTGAGCAGCATGCGGGACAAGCTGCAGCTTATCGGCTCCACGGCCATCCTCATCGCCTCCAAGTTTGAG gagcgctgccccccctgcGTGGATGACTTCCTTTACATCTGTGATGATGCTTACAAGAGGGAAGAACTCATCTCCATGGAAATGAGCATATTGCAAACGCTCCACTTTGACATAAATATTCCTGTTGCATACCGCTTCCTCCGCCGGTTTGCCAAG TGTGCCCACGCCACCATGGAGACTCTGACACTGGCCCGGTTCATCTGTGAACTGACCCTGCAGGAATATGACTTTGTCCAGGAGAAGGCCTCTCGGTTGGCTGCTAGCTGCCTCCTCTTGGCGCTGAACATGAAGAACCTCGATGGCTGG AATTCCACGCTGGAGTATTACAGCAGCTACAGTGTCCAGGACCTCCAATCGTTGGTTAAGAAGCTGAACTTCCTGTTGACCTATCAGCATGATGAGCGGCTCAAGGCTGTGCGGAACAAATACTCTCACAG